The Cyprinus carpio isolate SPL01 chromosome A3, ASM1834038v1, whole genome shotgun sequence genomic interval TCAGTACTGATTTGAAGCTGCGAATGCTATACTCCAGTGTACTGCCAGTGAGTTGAACTTCTTGAATGACTGGTGTTTCAGTTCTGTGGAAGTTTGTGGAGATTTCAGCCTCGTTTTGTGTGGGCTGCACACGTGACTTACTGAGCAACAGCACAAATGCTAAGAGACCAGAGGGATTTGCTGTTTACTGCCTTggttaatttacaataaaaaagatattttggtCATTCTATCCTGTTTGTAGACTGCCATGTGGAAGACCTACTCATCTCACAAAAGCCTTGTGAAGATCTAGTTGCACTCAGAATCGACGGCCCTTTGTGATTCACACATTGTCCTAAAACTAAAGACGAGACTTTTCAAAGTATTCTCACTTAGTTGAGGAAATCTGACAATATGCTGATGTAAAATACCAGACGCAGCCTGACAGCTATGAAAAATGTCACACTAAGAgacaaaaatgttgtaaataaaacgtattgtaatgtgttttgtaagaaactattacttcagtttttctacttcaaaatttcatcttggttaaaaaaattctgcccctttttttttcttctagtgtAGCTGTCATGCCAATCATATAAGACAAGGGTTTTCAATGTTAATCAATAATGATCAAATTAAAGGATCTGAAACATAACCATGGTATAgcatgtaaatgcattaatattgtACAATACACGTTATTATCGACCAAGTTTAATATGTAACATTAAAATTTACAGAGTATTTAACAGTGTCAGTGTTAACTGCTTTGTCTCTCTACTTATCAAAGGGGCCTGAAAAAGGCTGAAGACCCCTGATCTACGATAGCAAACCTGCATTTATACTAGATCTCTGTAGAGTAAAATCCTTGAGCGGCACAAAAACAATGCAAGAACTGTTTCCAAATGTGTCATCTTAGTGTATAACAGCTGGTCGCAGTAATGTGACAGTTGTGATTTGTTTTTCCTGATTGCAGATTATTTCAGTTGAAGCAAAACAGACCTCTTGAGCCCTGGACACACACTGTTTATGTGCTGAACATGCCAAAACAGTGATGAGAGTTTATAAAACACTGCAGGCAAACAATAACATCTAAAAGAAATACTAAAAGTGACTTAATAGACAGAGCTGCTATGCTTAATCACTCCCATGCCATGCTCTGTGACCACCAGGGACACAAAACATGTAGGGAATAAGGTGGGGGTCGTTCAGTGCTCTCTGGGAACATTTATTGCACCGAAGCCATGAAAAGAGCAACTAAACTACAGGACTTCCGCAGATTATCCATTCacaatatgattaatattattattatacctaACAAAGAAGCAGAGTTAGAATGGATAGGACAGTTGGGCATATCAGTAAATGAACGCCATGGCTTTATAAAGTGCTTTTGCGTGTTTCTGGTGGTTTTTACCTGGCCTGGTGTCTTTGCAGCGCGCTGCTGGTCGGTTCTGGAGCTGAAACGGGACCGTGGCTCGGAGGGGCTGCAGTCCCTGATTACCCACCCGGGCCACTCCACTCCGACACGACATTCCCACAGTCTCTctgtgctttaaaaagtctttaaaaagttCACGAATCTCGCAAACTCCAGCGTTTACATAGAGCTGATGCTCCAGCAGAGGTTTTCGTCCGATTAgccgtaaaaaaaaataaagtttgtgtgcAAATACTTTGCTTTAGCACACTCGCTAGCTAGTCAGCTACTTTCTTTTGTGATGATAGTGAAGTTTTCCCAAACTAATTACTTTAACAAAATGCGTTGgtcattgctattttttttttctggctgaaAAACCATATAAATTTCTATGAGCCGTCCTAAACTGCTTATTCCACTTGGCCTAGTAAAGAACTACATTGTATGGGCTGCTGCCAATTCTTCAGTGCACAATCTGACAACAACCAACCTACACACTCGTGTCGGATTCAGAGCAGTGCACAGCGTCTAAACACATGTCCccactctgattggctgctgaaaaATACTACTCACACCCCATTGGTCGTTGGCAGCATCGATCTATTAGGGGCGGGTCTCAGTGCGACTCTCCCCGCCCACTTCATTAAAATTCATACTTTCCACAGTTCTCCAGCAGCAGTGAGCGTGCCAACTGAAAGTTATAGTGTCCTAAGTGAAAGAACACGGGTTTGTTGAGGTAATACTGGATTATATTACAATTCAACTTTacgtaatttttaaaaaaatcatgttttaaccaAGGGGTTTTTTAATAGGACATTTAGGGTGGCAAAGTGTTGTAAATAGGAATCTAAATATGATAGGATATAAGTCGTCGACCAAAACACCCCCCATATGCTGAGTCTCAAACGCATTTATACACTACTTAACTTTTCTCCCCCTTTATCAGTAAGGGTTTTCCAGtgatttaagttttatatttcttCCCCCTGATCTTGGATATCACTTGAGAGGGTGATATACAGTACTGTACTGCATTCCTGCAATGTACATACAGACATGTACCCATGCAagtgatactatatatatatatatatatatatatatatatatatatatatatatatatatatatatatatatatatacacatatatatatatataaatgggatATTCAGTGAGAAAATGTAGTGCAGGACTTGGTTTTATCCATCAGAAACTGATTACTGATGTTTATTATGAGTAAAACAGAAAATGTCTTGCACTGCTTGTGCCAACATGATATTTGTATTATCATATgcatttcttcatttgttttttcatATCAGATCATTCACTTTCCTTCCTTATGTAGAAGACGTGGCCAGTACTGAGTAGATACACTGTGTATTTCTGTGTGATCGTCCCCTGCGTAGCAAAGCTGTTACAAGCAATATCCACTAGATGTGAGTTCTCCCAGGAAGTGCTGCTGTTTGCCCTGAAGCATTCTGGGAAAAGATTGTGAGATTTATAGGctttgaaatatttatacaaataagtGTGAGTTGAGATAAAAGAATCGTTTATTAACATTCAAAACCGCAGAGCACTGCCACCGCATAACAAAATAGACAGTCATGTATACATACAGAAACTGAAGAAATACAAGAAATGAAGCAACATCAATAAGATAAATATGACAAGAGATTTTAATTTAGCTGACAACACTTGCAGTTACTTCCAGTCACATAATATAACTGTCAAAGGAGCAAGTACATAGAGTCAGCTGAGGCATTTACAGCCTCAATAAAGCGCATTTGACATGCAGATACAGGCAACAGGTCTTTCCTTGGTCTCTCTTTTATTccatcatattatttattaataagtatAGGAAATGCAATATGTCTAAATTTGAGATTCAACTGTGGGTAGCATGAACAGATGTGCCACTCTGTATGTTCATATTCATTCAGCtgaatttatgaataataaataactgcCAAGTCTTGAGTTTTGTGTTCAAGGACTAATGAGTTCAGAACTAACAGAGATAAGCTGCTGTGCCTTTGGGCTCTAATATCAGGCTCAGGGAATGTTACAGACACAAACATGCTGAAGAAGACTGAAGGGTGGAAGACAAGAGTGAATAAGTTGTCAGGTAAAGATAGGAAAATAAGAGAGTGCTGGAGGGGTTGTCGTTCATGGATTTTTAAGATCTTACACGTCACAAAAACCAAATTCAGATAGAACACCAAGTATACATATTACGTTGTTTCAGCTTACTGGGATCTTTGAAGCATATTGGTAGGACAGCCGTGGTGTCTCTTGGAGGAAAGTACAGCTGAGACTGAGAATTTGGCGCCCCCTAGCTAGGAGACAGGGCAGGACTTGGCTCTGTGCTGATGTTGACCAAATACTCACTGGATTTGAGACTTGCCAGTGACTTACAGCTAGGTAGAGAAGCCAAAGAACCACATAGACCGAGCATAGAGGGAGTGTTATCTTTAGctgaagaggagagaagagaacaTTAATTAGTAATCAGTATTCAGATATTATTGTATTGTGTGTTATTCTGCATGTTTTTACCTGCTGACCAGGCTGTGTCTCCATTCGGATTGTCATCTTCCTTCTGAGAGTCAGAGTTCAAACTCACATCGACTGAGAGGTCCAAACTGTGAAAACTTCtcctaaacacaaaaaaaaaaacataatttcatgacTAGATTGACTAGACTGAATAGTGATTTCCGGgttgtagttgctaaggtgttctgagcgATTGCCAAGGTGTTAAACAAGGTGTGGTGAGGGACTTCAAATTTCGAATCAGCGCTTACCGACGGAACAGCTTTACATTTCCTTTGTTGTTGGCGGGTTGTGCAGTTGTGCATTTGTTAATGAATGGAATAGACAGTCCTTTTACCAAATGAGAGGACTCACGAGGAATTATGCCAGTGCTGCAAAACATACCAGAATGAAGCCATTAGAGACTTCTAGTTGACACAAATGCAGGaggtgtgatagtgtgtgtgcaTACAGTTGTGCTTGTAGCTCCAGTATAATGGCCTCCAGTTCTTTCTTCTCTTGTCGACTCTGGACCTGTAGTTCCTCTAGTTTAGCATCTAGCCTCTTGTTCTCAGTTTCTACATTCTTCAGCTGGGATTCCCTCAAGCGGACCAGTTCCTCTAAATAAccctaaaattacatttttggatttATGGATTAGTATTTGAATGCACTATTTCTGCTTTAATCAGCTGTTTCAGAACATAGTAGCTGGTTTCAGTCTGATCCAAATTGGTCATTAGTTGCTAGACAATTTTGGACCAGCAAGAAACTAGCTACCAACTTAAGCTGGATTATTCAGCAGGCAACATGGACAGCCAGATCACCCAGTGACTGGAAGTCAAAAACACAGAATACCTTTTGGGCATAGACAATCTTGAATCTTTGCTCCATCTTTCGGCATTTGTTGCTCCAGGTCTCTTCGTCTGTGACCAAAGGAATGTAAGGATGCTCGGCTACACTCTCATCACTGGCACTGCTGTCCACACTGCGGCGGTCTTCTTCATCACTCAGGTAGTCATAGCTGCAGAGGCACATCAATGGCAGTAATGGCATTTTAAAGGCTACTATAAGGTTTAGGATTTGTGTTTGGTAAGCAAATTCAAACCTACCTCTGGGTGAACTTCAGGTAAGGTGTGTAGTCGATCACTGCAGGTGTCTTTCCATCCAAAATTTCTCCTTTTAGACAGAAACTaatgttggcaaaaaaaaaaaataagacaaacagTCATATCACATTAATTGTGGTGTGAACACATTCAAATTGGCGCCACTAGTAGCTAATTAATGacacattcatgaaaaaaacaaaaacacattcacactgaaGTAGGTGTTATTTGTGAGTTGTCATGAATACAGTGTTTTTACCTGAAGTCTATTGCACTTAGTCCAATTAGCATCCCTGTCAGAACGGTAGCCTCCTCCCTTAGCATTATGGCACCATCATCATAAAATCTCCTGCAGCACAAATATAGATTTACAAATCTATTAAATTACTTTGAAATGATAAAGACAGCTGTCAAACTCATTGGAAAGAGTGCAGAGTTATAACCTTGTAGTCCGAGTGTCTCTTAAAGCAGTGGCTACATATTCAGACAAACGCTTCTCCATCAAAGCTACGCGAATCCAGGCTCGTCCCTGTAGGACAACCAGAGAGTAAACAGTTACAGATAAAGCTTTGCTAGTAAAGCAAAATGGAATAAATCAGCACACCAGCATCCCATGGTGGGGACCagcaaccaaaacaaaacatatgctATGCTAATCATCTCAAGAGGGTAAAGATAGAGTGCTTGAAGATGAAAGTGTCTCGCCTTTGCTCGTGACGTGCTAATGTTCTCAATGCACTCAATGCTACTGATGCAGTTGTTGTGGACTTTATTGCAGGCCAGACGGATATAGTCCCAGAAACTCCTCTGGCCATCAGAACTGAACCAACCACCTGGACCTGATGAAATGAAAATCAGCACAGATTATTCATGAGTACCAACACACATTGGGAATTGACAGGAAGTTGTTTAAATATATACCTTTGAAACGATGACTGAGGATGTGTTCCAAAATTGCCGCAAAGTTGATGAACTCCTCTGATGAGTCATCAATAGGCTCAGCAGTGTACTTTTCCAACAACGTCTTCACAGAAAACCTGAGAGAGTAGTAGAGAGGcaatatatagtaaaatttatttacactAGATATGCTACATAACATATCCGATTGGGAAACTccaaattcatcaaaaaaacgAAACCAACAGTATGATTAGCATCTTACAGGCAGACACAAACGCTAGCATCGGTGCAGGCCCCACTCAATGCTGCCATTCTGACTGATGTAACGACAGGCGTTTTCGGGAGCATTGCCACAGCGGACTGCTGAGGTCAATCCCAATTGTCCTGTGTGCTAGACAATGCCCTTTTGATGCCATATTCACGTTACCACTCCTGCCATCACAATTGGAGTCCTTGTGCCCCTGCCAACAGCTCTATGCTACTTGTCGGGATGAAGACCTTTGTCCTCGCCTGGGTTCCATTCTATCCTCTGCgcctgtagttttttttttttttttttttttttttttttttttaaaggaacagtataGTGAGCAAATCTCCCTCATATCCCAACACACTCACGCTCACTTTCTCCACCCACCCACTTGCTGAATTAGTGGTGTGATCTATTTAGAGCTGTCCCGATACTGTGTACAGTTTTCTCCCAGAACAGTCAAACCTGCAAGGCGCTGGTATGCTAAGACTCTAGCCCACTCAAAGGGTagaggaaacagagagagaacTGAAAGTCTGAAGACCTGACGACCTACATGCCTTCATGGGGAACACCAGTATTACGGAAGGGAAGACTGCCCTGTCTGTGGGCGGCTCTTCAATAGCCCGTGGCAAGACTTCCATCACCATGGGCAAGTCCTCAATCACGCGTGGGGTCACCACTACCTCTATGGGTGAGTCTACCATAACCAGAGGCAAGACCACCATCTCCCTGGGCACAGCCAGCTTCAGCCGAGGCAAAACTACAACCTCCTTCCGCAAGGCCCTCATGCCCAAACGTCGGACCAAGTAGATGGAAAGGAGATCtataaacactgaaacaaacaccaaaacttcAAAAGCAAGAAAGAGCACCGAAAAGGATGAGACAACAGATATACAGCAAGAGGACGACTCAAAAGCCTCAAAAGGAAAGGCTTTTCTTTTACTGAGAAACACCTGCTTTACAAAAGGGAAAATCAAACTGATGAAAAGCAAGAAGGCCATCTCATGGGGGAAGACAGTTCTTTCGAGGAGCAAGACCAAACTGAGGAAGGGAGAGACTGCGTTTGTGGTGGGTACAACTACTATTACTCACGGGGAGACTACTAGTTCTCTGAGCAAGGCCACTTTAAGTCAAGGGGAGAAGTCTGTCACTGTAGTTAAGACTTCCCTCAAAAGAGGCAACAAAACGCAATGGAAtctctactgggattttcatttGTGACTTAAAGTCACCAATATAACTGCAAacagtatatgtacagtatatgtatatgtgtgtccaCAAAGATTAACTTTG includes:
- the LOC109062386 gene encoding RUN domain-containing protein 3A-like isoform X2, with translation MRGASIQMLSFCPPVAHQPRFSQPERRAAEGGRGLSRAGKLEARCSLRRVKSGCLQTAMAMGLTSKKSSSRNSGVERKNLITVCRFSVKTLLEKYTAEPIDDSSEEFINFAAILEHILSHRFKGPGGWFSSDGQRSFWDYIRLACNKVHNNCISSIECIENISTSRAKGRAWIRVALMEKRLSEYVATALRDTRTTRRFYDDGAIMLREEATVLTGMLIGLSAIDFSFCLKGEILDGKTPAVIDYTPYLKFTQSYDYLSDEEDRRSVDSSASDESVAEHPYIPLVTDEETWSNKCRKMEQRFKIVYAQKGYLEELVRLRESQLKNVETENKRLDAKLEELQVQSRQEKKELEAIILELQAQLTGIIPRESSHLVKGLSIPFINKCTTAQPANNKGNVKLFRRRSFHSLDLSVDVSLNSDSQKEDDNPNGDTAWSAAKDNTPSMLGLCGSLASLPSCKSLASLKSSEYLVNISTEPSPALSPS
- the LOC109062386 gene encoding RUN domain-containing protein 3A-like isoform X1, which translates into the protein MRGASIQMLSFCPPVAHQPRFSQPERRAAEGGRGLSRAGKLEARCSLRRVKSGCLQTAMAMGLTSKKSSSRNSGVERKNLITVCRALWDCTRAALYRSVGTEQFSVKTLLEKYTAEPIDDSSEEFINFAAILEHILSHRFKGPGGWFSSDGQRSFWDYIRLACNKVHNNCISSIECIENISTSRAKGRAWIRVALMEKRLSEYVATALRDTRTTRRFYDDGAIMLREEATVLTGMLIGLSAIDFSFCLKGEILDGKTPAVIDYTPYLKFTQSYDYLSDEEDRRSVDSSASDESVAEHPYIPLVTDEETWSNKCRKMEQRFKIVYAQKGYLEELVRLRESQLKNVETENKRLDAKLEELQVQSRQEKKELEAIILELQAQLTGIIPRESSHLVKGLSIPFINKCTTAQPANNKGNVKLFRRRSFHSLDLSVDVSLNSDSQKEDDNPNGDTAWSAAKDNTPSMLGLCGSLASLPSCKSLASLKSSEYLVNISTEPSPALSPS